Proteins found in one Arthrobacter sp. U41 genomic segment:
- the rplJ gene encoding 50S ribosomal protein L10, with protein MATPSKVSAVAEITNDFKESNAAVLTEYRGLTVAQLKQLRVSLGQDTKFSVVKNTLTAIAAKEAGVEAFDGQLAGPTAIAFIKGDAVAAAKSLTDFAKTNKQLVIKTGYFEGKALNASEVAALAALESRELQLAKVAGILKAPAAAAVRIIDALRLKLEEENGAPAEAEAPAAEEAPADAAAEAPADAAVEAPADAAAPEEN; from the coding sequence ATGGCAACGCCTAGCAAGGTTTCAGCAGTAGCTGAGATCACTAACGATTTCAAGGAATCGAACGCCGCTGTCCTGACCGAATACCGCGGGCTCACCGTTGCACAGCTCAAGCAGCTGCGTGTCTCTCTCGGCCAGGACACCAAGTTCTCGGTCGTCAAGAACACCCTGACCGCCATTGCAGCCAAGGAAGCTGGTGTCGAAGCATTCGACGGTCAGCTCGCCGGCCCCACTGCAATCGCGTTCATCAAGGGTGACGCAGTTGCCGCTGCCAAGAGCCTGACGGATTTTGCCAAGACCAACAAGCAGCTGGTTATCAAGACCGGTTACTTCGAGGGCAAAGCACTGAACGCCAGCGAAGTTGCTGCCCTGGCAGCACTCGAGTCCCGCGAGCTGCAGCTCGCCAAGGTTGCAGGCATCCTCAAGGCTCCTGCCGCCGCCGCTGTACGCATCATCGACGCGCTGCGCCTCAAGCTTGAAGAAGAGAACGGCGCGCCGGCTGAAGCCGAAGCGCCCGCCGCTGAAGAAGCTCCGGCCGACGCAGCAGCTGAAGCTCCGGCAGATGCAGCAGTTGAAGCTCCGGCCGACGCCGCAGCCCCCGAAGAGAACTAA
- the rpoB gene encoding DNA-directed RNA polymerase subunit beta produces MVASSTSNVNNAATAINADSTDGATRRLSFAKIHEPLDVPNLLALQTDSFDWLVGNERWQARVAKAVEEGDLSVATSSGLSDIFEEISPIEDFQGTMSLSFSEPEFADPKYTMAECKDRDATYSAPLYVKAEFMNNNTGEIKQQTVFMGDFPLMTEKGTFVVNGTERVVVSQLVRSPGAYFERTADKTSDKDIFTAKIIPSRGAWFELEIDKRDQVGVRLDRKRKQSVTVLLKALGWTEGQILEEFGQYDSMRATLEKDATETREDALLDIYRKLRPGEPPTVEAAQSLLDNLYFNSKRYDLAKVGRYKINRKLGIDRSLGDKEASVLHVEDIVAMIKFLVALHAGEKTLTGKRDGQDHELRVEIDDIDHFGNRRIRAVGELIENQVRTGLSRMERVVRERMTTQDVEAITPQTLINIRPVVAAIKEFFGTSQLSQFMDQNNPLSGLTHKRRLSALGPGGLSRDRAGMEVRDVHPSHYGRMCPIETPEGPNIGLIGSLASYGRINPFGFIETPYRLVSEGVVSDEVEYLTADDEAEVLIAQANAPLDPNKKFAEETVLVRARGGGGEPVLVPAAEVEFMDVSPRQMVSVATALIPFLEHDDANRALMGANMQRQAVPLVRSEAPFVGTGMERAAAVDAGDVTIAKKAGVVTEVSAELVIMLNDDGTETNYRINKFARSNQGNCYNNRVLVSEGQRLEVGGIIADGPATDQGELALGKNLLVAFMSWEGHNFEDAIILSQRIVAEDVLSSIHIEEHEIDARDTKLGAEEITRDIPNVSEEVLAGLDERGIIHIGAEVEAGDILVGKVTPKGETELTPEERLLRAIFGEKSREVRDTSLKVPHGESGTVIGVRVFDRDNDDELPPGVNQLVRVYVAAKRKITDGDKLAGRHGNKGVISKILPIEDMPFLADGTPVDIVLNPLGVPGRMNVGQVLETHLGWVAKTGWKIEGEPEWVKQLPNLPRESGSTTVATPVFDGAREEEITGLLDSTNVTRDGVRLINSSGKTRLFDGRSGEPFPDPISVGYMYILKLHHLVDDKIHARSTGPYSMITQQPLGGKAQFGGQRFGEMEVWALEAYGAAYTLQELLTIKSDDIHGRVKVYEAIVKGENIPEPGVPESFKVLIKEMQSLCLNVEVLSTDGTTIEMRDSDDAVFTAAEELGIDLSRAEPSSVEEV; encoded by the coding sequence TTGGTCGCCTCGAGCACCTCTAATGTAAACAACGCTGCAACCGCTATCAATGCCGACAGCACCGACGGTGCAACCCGCCGGCTCTCATTCGCAAAGATTCACGAACCACTTGACGTTCCGAATCTGCTTGCCCTGCAAACCGACAGCTTTGACTGGCTGGTCGGCAACGAACGCTGGCAGGCACGCGTAGCCAAGGCCGTCGAAGAAGGCGACCTCAGTGTCGCCACCTCCTCGGGTCTGTCCGACATCTTCGAAGAGATCTCCCCGATCGAGGATTTCCAGGGCACCATGTCCCTGAGCTTCTCCGAGCCGGAGTTCGCTGATCCGAAATACACCATGGCCGAGTGCAAGGACCGGGACGCAACGTACTCGGCTCCGCTGTACGTCAAGGCCGAATTCATGAACAACAACACGGGCGAAATCAAGCAGCAGACCGTGTTCATGGGTGACTTCCCGCTGATGACCGAGAAGGGCACCTTCGTTGTCAACGGCACCGAGCGTGTTGTTGTCTCCCAGCTGGTCCGGTCCCCGGGCGCCTACTTTGAGCGCACCGCCGACAAGACCAGTGACAAGGACATCTTCACCGCGAAGATCATCCCGTCCCGCGGCGCCTGGTTCGAACTCGAAATCGACAAGCGCGACCAGGTCGGCGTTCGCCTCGACCGCAAACGCAAGCAGTCCGTCACGGTGCTGCTGAAGGCCCTCGGCTGGACCGAAGGCCAGATCCTCGAAGAGTTCGGCCAGTACGACTCCATGCGCGCAACGCTGGAGAAGGACGCCACCGAAACCCGCGAAGACGCCTTGCTGGACATCTACCGGAAGCTGCGACCGGGCGAGCCGCCCACGGTCGAGGCTGCCCAGTCCCTGCTGGACAACCTGTACTTCAACTCCAAGCGCTACGATCTGGCCAAGGTCGGCCGTTACAAGATCAACCGCAAGCTCGGCATCGACCGCTCCCTTGGTGACAAGGAAGCGTCTGTCCTGCACGTTGAAGACATCGTCGCCATGATCAAGTTCCTGGTTGCGCTGCACGCCGGTGAGAAGACCCTCACGGGCAAGCGTGACGGCCAGGACCACGAGCTGCGCGTTGAGATCGATGACATCGACCACTTCGGCAACCGCCGCATCCGCGCCGTCGGCGAGCTCATCGAGAACCAGGTCCGCACCGGCCTGTCCCGGATGGAGCGCGTTGTCCGCGAGCGGATGACGACCCAGGACGTCGAGGCCATCACGCCGCAGACGCTGATCAACATCCGCCCCGTTGTGGCAGCCATCAAGGAGTTCTTCGGAACTTCCCAGCTGTCCCAATTCATGGACCAGAACAACCCGCTCTCGGGTCTGACCCACAAGCGCCGCCTGTCGGCGCTTGGCCCGGGTGGTCTGTCCCGTGACCGTGCAGGCATGGAAGTCCGTGACGTTCACCCGTCGCACTACGGACGTATGTGCCCCATCGAAACCCCTGAAGGCCCGAACATTGGTCTGATCGGTTCGCTGGCCTCCTACGGACGCATCAACCCGTTCGGCTTCATCGAGACCCCGTACCGCCTCGTGTCCGAGGGTGTTGTCTCCGATGAGGTCGAGTACCTCACGGCCGACGACGAGGCAGAGGTCCTGATCGCACAGGCCAACGCCCCGCTCGATCCGAACAAGAAGTTCGCCGAAGAGACCGTCCTCGTCCGTGCCCGTGGTGGTGGAGGCGAGCCTGTGCTGGTTCCCGCCGCCGAGGTCGAGTTCATGGACGTTTCCCCGCGCCAGATGGTGTCCGTGGCTACCGCCCTGATCCCGTTCCTCGAGCATGACGATGCAAACCGCGCACTCATGGGTGCCAACATGCAGCGCCAGGCCGTGCCGCTGGTCCGTTCCGAGGCGCCGTTCGTCGGTACCGGCATGGAGCGCGCCGCTGCAGTCGACGCCGGTGACGTCACCATCGCCAAGAAGGCAGGTGTGGTCACCGAGGTTTCGGCTGAGCTGGTCATCATGCTCAACGACGACGGTACGGAGACCAACTACCGGATCAACAAGTTCGCCCGCTCCAACCAGGGCAACTGCTACAACAACCGCGTTCTGGTGAGCGAAGGCCAGCGCCTGGAGGTCGGCGGCATCATCGCTGACGGCCCGGCAACGGACCAGGGCGAACTGGCCCTCGGAAAGAACCTGCTCGTGGCATTCATGTCATGGGAAGGCCACAACTTCGAGGATGCCATCATCCTGTCCCAGCGGATCGTGGCTGAGGACGTCCTGTCCTCCATCCACATCGAGGAGCACGAGATCGATGCCCGCGACACCAAGCTTGGTGCCGAGGAAATCACCCGTGACATCCCGAACGTGTCCGAGGAAGTCCTGGCCGGCCTTGACGAGCGTGGCATCATCCACATCGGCGCCGAGGTCGAAGCCGGCGACATCCTGGTCGGAAAGGTCACGCCCAAGGGCGAGACCGAGCTGACCCCGGAAGAGCGCCTGCTGCGCGCCATCTTCGGTGAGAAGTCCCGCGAAGTGCGCGACACCTCCCTGAAGGTTCCGCACGGCGAGTCCGGCACCGTGATCGGTGTCCGCGTCTTCGACCGCGACAACGACGACGAGCTGCCCCCGGGCGTCAACCAGCTGGTCCGCGTCTACGTTGCTGCCAAGCGCAAGATCACCGACGGCGACAAGCTCGCAGGCCGTCACGGCAACAAGGGCGTTATCTCCAAGATCCTTCCGATCGAGGACATGCCCTTCCTTGCCGACGGCACCCCCGTTGATATCGTCCTGAACCCGCTGGGTGTTCCGGGCCGTATGAACGTCGGCCAGGTGCTGGAAACGCACCTCGGCTGGGTTGCCAAGACCGGCTGGAAGATCGAGGGCGAGCCCGAGTGGGTCAAGCAGCTGCCGAACCTGCCGCGCGAGAGTGGCTCGACCACTGTTGCAACGCCGGTGTTCGACGGTGCGCGTGAAGAGGAAATCACGGGCCTGCTCGACTCCACGAACGTCACGCGCGACGGTGTCCGCCTGATCAACTCCTCAGGCAAGACCCGCCTGTTCGACGGCCGCTCCGGCGAGCCGTTCCCGGATCCGATCTCGGTCGGCTACATGTACATCCTGAAGCTCCACCACCTGGTGGACGACAAGATCCACGCGCGCTCCACCGGCCCGTACTCCATGATCACGCAGCAGCCGCTGGGTGGTAAGGCACAGTTCGGTGGCCAGCGCTTCGGTGAAATGGAAGTGTGGGCGCTCGAAGCGTACGGCGCTGCCTACACGCTCCAGGAGCTCCTCACGATCAAGTCGGATGACATCCATGGTCGTGTGAAGGTCTACGAAGCCATCGTCAAGGGCGAGAACATCCCGGAGCCGGGCGTTCCTGAGTCCTTCAAGGTCTTGATCAAGGAAATGCAGTCGCTGTGCCTGAACGTGGAAGTTCTTTCCACGGACGGAACCACAATTGAAATGCGTGACTCTGATGACGCAGTCTTCACGGCTGCGGAAGAACTGGGCATCGATCTGTCTCGTGCAGAGCCCAGTTCCGTAGAAGAGGTTTAG
- the rplL gene encoding 50S ribosomal protein L7/L12 produces the protein MAKLTNEELIEAFKELTIIELSEFVKLFEETFEVTAAAVAVAGPAAGGAVEEEEQTAFDVILEHPGDKKIAVIKEVRAITSLGLKEAKDVVDSAPKAILEGVTKEAAEKAVAQLEEAGARVTLK, from the coding sequence ATGGCGAAGCTCACCAACGAAGAGCTCATTGAAGCTTTCAAGGAACTGACCATCATCGAGCTCTCCGAGTTCGTTAAGCTCTTCGAAGAGACCTTCGAAGTTACGGCTGCTGCTGTTGCAGTTGCTGGCCCCGCTGCCGGCGGCGCTGTCGAAGAAGAAGAGCAGACCGCATTCGACGTCATCCTGGAGCACCCGGGCGACAAGAAGATTGCAGTCATCAAGGAAGTTCGCGCCATCACTTCCCTGGGCCTCAAGGAAGCCAAGGACGTTGTTGACAGCGCTCCGAAGGCCATCCTCGAAGGCGTCACCAAGGAAGCTGCCGAGAAGGCTGTTGCACAGCTCGAAGAAGCCGGCGCTCGCGTTACCCTCAAGTAA
- the secE gene encoding preprotein translocase subunit SecE: MSEDQVTETAASSSSGRPAKNAPKAGLFARLALFVRQVIGELKKVVAPTRRELINYTVVVLVFVVIMMLLVTLLDLAFGTGVGWVFGGTGPTDS; this comes from the coding sequence ATGAGTGAGGACCAGGTGACCGAAACAGCTGCAAGCAGCTCCAGTGGCCGCCCCGCCAAGAATGCCCCCAAGGCAGGCCTCTTCGCTCGACTTGCACTCTTCGTCCGCCAGGTCATCGGCGAACTGAAGAAGGTCGTTGCACCGACCCGCCGGGAACTGATCAACTACACGGTCGTGGTGCTGGTGTTCGTGGTCATCATGATGCTCCTCGTCACCCTGCTGGATCTGGCCTTCGGGACCGGAGTGGGCTGGGTCTTCGGCGGCACGGGCCCCACGGACAGCTAG
- the rplA gene encoding 50S ribosomal protein L1, translating into MAKRSKAYEAAAAKIDAEKFYAPFEAVTLAKDTNPSKFDATVEVAFRLGVDPRKADQMVRGTVILPHGTGKTARVLVFATGEKAEAAIAAGADFVGSDDLIEKIQGGWTDFDAAVATPDLMGKVGRLGKVLGPRNLMPNPKTGTVTADVAKAVNDIKGGKIDFRVDKHSNLHFIIGKVSFDALKLAENYAAALEEVLRLKPSASKGRYIQKATVATTFGPGISVDPNVTKVLTEV; encoded by the coding sequence ATGGCAAAGCGCAGCAAAGCATATGAGGCAGCCGCAGCCAAGATCGACGCGGAGAAGTTCTACGCGCCGTTCGAGGCAGTGACGCTGGCAAAGGACACCAACCCGTCCAAGTTCGACGCGACCGTTGAGGTTGCTTTCCGCCTGGGTGTAGACCCGCGTAAGGCTGACCAGATGGTCCGCGGCACCGTTATCCTGCCGCACGGCACCGGTAAGACCGCCCGCGTCCTCGTTTTCGCAACGGGCGAGAAGGCTGAGGCTGCAATCGCAGCCGGCGCCGACTTCGTTGGTTCCGATGACCTGATCGAAAAGATCCAGGGCGGCTGGACCGACTTCGACGCAGCCGTCGCCACCCCTGACCTCATGGGCAAGGTTGGCCGCCTCGGTAAGGTCCTGGGTCCGCGTAACCTGATGCCGAACCCGAAGACCGGCACCGTGACCGCTGACGTCGCCAAGGCCGTCAACGACATCAAGGGCGGCAAGATCGACTTCCGCGTCGACAAGCACTCGAACCTGCACTTCATCATCGGCAAGGTTTCCTTCGATGCCCTGAAGCTGGCCGAGAACTACGCAGCCGCTCTGGAAGAGGTTCTCCGCCTCAAGCCGTCCGCTTCCAAGGGCCGCTACATCCAGAAGGCCACCGTCGCCACCACGTTCGGCCCGGGCATCTCGGTTGACCCCAACGTCACCAAGGTCCTGACCGAAGTCTAG
- the nusG gene encoding transcription termination/antitermination protein NusG — protein sequence MSEQELEVTETELDKSQDAAVEAGEESEAVSAAPESDVADEAADTAEAGEAAADESAEDETAEAGDEAADADESDDALAAAAAAAEVDPADEFKAKLRRQEGDWYVIHSYAGYENRVKANLETRIQTLDMEDYIFEIQVPMEEVVEIKNAQRKVINRVRIPGYVLVRMDLTDASWGAVRHTPGVTGFVGNAHNPVPLRLDEVFSMLAPVFEEEQAEKGKPVKHAAAHVDVDFEVGESVIVKEGPFETLPATISEIKVDSQTLVVLVSIFERETPVTLAFNQVSKI from the coding sequence GTGTCTGAGCAGGAGCTCGAGGTAACTGAGACTGAGCTGGATAAGAGCCAGGACGCCGCGGTGGAAGCCGGGGAAGAGTCCGAGGCTGTGTCTGCTGCGCCCGAATCCGACGTCGCTGACGAGGCTGCTGACACGGCGGAAGCCGGGGAAGCCGCCGCTGACGAGTCCGCAGAGGACGAAACCGCCGAAGCCGGCGACGAAGCAGCAGACGCCGACGAGTCGGACGACGCGCTGGCCGCTGCGGCCGCCGCCGCCGAGGTTGATCCGGCCGATGAATTCAAGGCCAAGCTGCGCCGCCAGGAAGGTGACTGGTACGTCATCCACTCCTACGCAGGCTACGAAAACCGCGTCAAGGCCAACCTTGAAACCCGCATCCAGACCCTGGACATGGAAGATTACATCTTCGAGATCCAGGTCCCGATGGAGGAAGTCGTTGAGATCAAGAACGCTCAGCGCAAGGTCATCAACCGCGTCCGCATCCCCGGTTACGTCCTGGTCCGCATGGACCTGACGGATGCCTCGTGGGGCGCCGTCCGCCACACCCCCGGCGTCACCGGCTTCGTGGGCAACGCCCACAACCCGGTCCCGCTGCGCCTCGACGAGGTCTTTTCCATGCTCGCCCCGGTCTTCGAAGAAGAGCAGGCCGAGAAGGGCAAGCCGGTCAAGCACGCCGCCGCGCACGTCGACGTCGACTTCGAGGTCGGCGAGTCGGTCATCGTCAAGGAAGGTCCCTTCGAGACCCTTCCGGCCACGATCTCCGAAATCAAGGTGGACTCCCAGACCCTCGTGGTGCTGGTTTCCATCTTCGAGCGCGAGACCCCGGTCACGCTGGCATTCAACCAGGTCAGCAAGATCTAG
- a CDS encoding aminoacyl-tRNA deacylase yields the protein MTDPAAPATGAAGDGVGRERFLTDAAARGLSVQLVERLAAGSLEEAAKILGIQPGDIVKSLVVKHKDGSYLFALIPGDRQISWPKLRSLLGVNKLSLPTADAALAATGYERGTITPLGSTVAWPVYADRSITGRRISMGAGQHGYSAFVDADALTAALDAVVADISEPN from the coding sequence ATGACGGACCCCGCAGCCCCGGCAACGGGAGCGGCTGGAGACGGTGTCGGCCGGGAGCGGTTCCTGACCGACGCCGCCGCCCGCGGCCTCAGCGTCCAGCTCGTCGAGCGCCTGGCCGCCGGCAGCCTCGAGGAGGCGGCTAAGATCCTCGGCATCCAGCCCGGGGACATCGTCAAGTCGCTGGTGGTCAAACACAAGGACGGCAGCTACCTGTTCGCGCTGATTCCCGGCGACCGGCAGATTTCCTGGCCCAAGCTCCGGTCGCTGCTTGGGGTCAACAAGCTCTCGCTCCCGACGGCGGACGCCGCCCTGGCTGCGACCGGCTACGAGCGCGGCACCATCACCCCGCTCGGGAGCACCGTGGCCTGGCCGGTGTACGCGGACCGGAGCATCACCGGCCGCCGGATTTCCATGGGCGCCGGCCAGCACGGCTACAGCGCCTTCGTGGACGCCGATGCCCTGACCGCAGCGCTCGACGCCGTCGTCGCCGACATCTCCGAACCGAACTGA
- the rplK gene encoding 50S ribosomal protein L11: MAPKKKVTGLIKLQIQAGAANPAPPIGPALGQHGVNIMEFCKAYNAATEAQRGNVIPVEITVYEDRSFTFITKTPPAAELIKKAAGVAKGSPTPHTVKVAKLTQAQVNEIATTKMEDLNATSLEGAAKIIAGTARSMGITVEG; encoded by the coding sequence TTGGCTCCCAAGAAGAAGGTCACCGGCCTCATCAAGCTGCAGATCCAGGCAGGTGCCGCTAACCCGGCCCCGCCGATCGGTCCTGCGCTTGGCCAGCACGGTGTCAACATCATGGAATTCTGCAAGGCGTACAACGCTGCGACGGAAGCCCAGCGCGGCAACGTTATTCCGGTTGAAATCACGGTCTACGAGGACCGGTCATTCACGTTCATCACCAAGACCCCGCCGGCTGCAGAGCTGATCAAAAAGGCTGCAGGCGTTGCCAAGGGTTCACCGACCCCGCACACCGTCAAGGTTGCCAAGCTGACCCAGGCCCAGGTTAACGAGATCGCCACCACCAAGATGGAAGACCTCAACGCCACCAGCCTGGAAGGCGCCGCGAAGATCATCGCCGGCACCGCCCGTTCCATGGGTATCACCGTCGAAGGCTAA
- a CDS encoding GNAT family N-acetyltransferase — protein MANDVRIEQLWIPDSLDGQDAADFIAAVEVGRKVRMQTWGSDDLAYAPREKLLEMADPYERQVILVAKIGGEIVGTVDIALPLSENLDLAEFALDVLPEFQGRGVGRHLLEAAEHFARDEGRHTILIDTNHPSASLGDSEAGQLVPGTGLGFVPVDSREVEFARRSGYTLQHIEQFSACALPLDSVLVEELETEAEEANAGRYRLHHWTDRCPDPWLEAVVALENSAGEDGVPGVEDAGMVFDAGILRQAEDVAIAQGRRTVVTAVEHIASGELVGLTTISVLALRPDVVFQDDTVVLSEHRGNKLGLLIKLSNMERLSEQFPDARVLYTWNAPENRYLLTVNRQLGFTTAGVTGIWQKELPDFSPSVS, from the coding sequence ATGGCAAACGACGTACGGATTGAACAGCTGTGGATCCCCGATTCCCTTGACGGGCAGGACGCAGCTGACTTCATTGCCGCCGTTGAAGTGGGACGCAAAGTGCGCATGCAGACCTGGGGGAGTGACGACCTCGCGTACGCGCCGCGGGAAAAACTGCTGGAAATGGCGGACCCGTACGAGCGCCAGGTCATCCTGGTGGCCAAGATCGGCGGCGAGATCGTCGGGACCGTCGACATTGCGTTGCCGCTGTCGGAAAACCTCGACCTGGCCGAATTTGCCCTCGACGTCCTGCCGGAGTTCCAGGGCCGGGGAGTGGGCCGGCACCTGCTCGAAGCCGCGGAGCACTTCGCCCGTGACGAGGGCCGCCACACCATCCTGATCGACACGAACCATCCGAGCGCTTCACTGGGCGACAGCGAAGCTGGCCAGCTGGTGCCGGGGACGGGTCTCGGGTTTGTCCCGGTGGACAGCCGGGAAGTGGAGTTTGCCCGGCGCAGCGGCTACACCCTGCAGCACATCGAACAGTTCAGCGCCTGTGCGCTGCCCCTCGATAGTGTGCTGGTGGAGGAACTGGAAACCGAGGCCGAGGAAGCCAACGCGGGCCGTTACCGCCTGCACCACTGGACGGACCGGTGCCCGGACCCGTGGCTCGAGGCCGTCGTCGCGCTGGAAAACAGCGCCGGCGAGGACGGGGTGCCCGGCGTCGAGGACGCGGGCATGGTGTTCGACGCCGGCATCCTCCGCCAGGCCGAGGACGTCGCCATCGCACAGGGACGCCGTACGGTGGTCACCGCCGTCGAACACATTGCCAGCGGCGAGCTCGTTGGCCTGACCACCATCAGCGTGCTCGCGCTGCGCCCCGACGTCGTGTTCCAGGACGATACCGTGGTCCTGAGCGAGCACCGAGGCAACAAGCTGGGCCTGCTGATCAAGCTCTCGAACATGGAGAGGCTCTCGGAGCAGTTTCCGGATGCCCGGGTCCTGTACACCTGGAACGCCCCGGAAAACCGTTACCTGCTCACCGTCAACCGGCAGCTTGGATTCACCACCGCCGGGGTGACGGGCATCTGGCAAAAGGAACTCCCGGATTTCAGCCCCAGCGTCAGCTGA
- a CDS encoding acetyl-CoA C-acetyltransferase encodes MSNSADDNDVVILAAARTPQGRLNGQLASFTAVELGAHAIRAALAASGVKAEQVDSVIMGQVLQAGAGQNPARQSAIGAGIGWNVPTVTINKVCLSGLTAVIDAARMIRAGDATVVVAGGQESMTRAPHILPGSRQGWTYGTVQALDVAAHDGLTDAFDGHSMGLSTESKNLTLGIDRTSQDEVAAASHQRAARAAKDGVFDGEIAPISVKQRKGDPIILAADEGIRPDTTVGSLAALRAAFVTDGTITAGNSSPLSDGASALVLSSRKFARDNGLEYLAVVGKPGQVAGPDNSLHSQPSNAIRSALHKAGWSPADLDFIEINEAFGSVAVQSLKDLDYPLEKCNIHGGAIAMGHPIGASGARLALHAAHELKRRGAGKAAVSLCGGGGQGEALLLYRD; translated from the coding sequence ATGAGCAACTCTGCAGACGACAATGATGTTGTCATCCTCGCCGCCGCCCGCACACCCCAGGGGCGCCTCAACGGGCAGCTCGCCAGCTTCACGGCAGTGGAGCTCGGCGCCCACGCCATCCGGGCGGCACTGGCCGCCAGCGGGGTGAAGGCCGAGCAGGTGGACTCGGTGATCATGGGCCAGGTGCTGCAGGCCGGAGCCGGCCAGAACCCGGCCCGCCAGAGCGCCATCGGCGCCGGCATCGGCTGGAACGTTCCCACCGTGACCATCAACAAGGTCTGCCTGTCGGGGCTGACGGCGGTGATCGATGCGGCCCGGATGATCCGCGCCGGTGACGCGACCGTCGTCGTCGCCGGCGGCCAGGAGTCAATGACCCGCGCGCCGCACATCCTCCCGGGCTCCCGGCAGGGCTGGACGTACGGGACCGTCCAGGCGCTCGACGTCGCAGCCCATGACGGACTGACCGACGCGTTCGACGGGCACTCCATGGGATTGTCGACCGAGAGCAAGAACCTGACCCTGGGGATTGACCGCACCTCCCAGGATGAGGTGGCGGCAGCGTCCCACCAGCGCGCCGCCCGTGCCGCCAAGGACGGCGTGTTCGACGGCGAGATCGCCCCGATCAGCGTCAAGCAGCGCAAGGGCGACCCGATTATCCTGGCCGCGGATGAAGGCATCCGGCCGGACACCACCGTCGGCTCGCTGGCCGCCCTGCGGGCAGCGTTCGTCACGGACGGCACCATCACCGCCGGGAACTCCTCCCCCCTGTCCGACGGCGCCTCCGCCCTTGTGCTCTCCTCGCGGAAGTTTGCCCGGGACAACGGCCTCGAGTACCTCGCCGTCGTCGGCAAGCCCGGGCAGGTCGCCGGTCCGGACAACTCGCTGCACTCCCAGCCCTCCAACGCGATCCGGAGCGCCCTGCACAAGGCCGGCTGGTCCCCCGCCGACCTGGACTTCATCGAGATCAACGAGGCCTTCGGCTCGGTGGCAGTGCAGTCCCTCAAGGACCTCGACTACCCGCTGGAGAAGTGCAATATCCACGGCGGGGCGATCGCGATGGGCCACCCGATCGGGGCCTCCGGCGCCAGGCTTGCCCTGCATGCGGCGCACGAGCTGAAGCGGCGCGGTGCCGGCAAGGCGGCGGTGTCCCTGTGCGGCGGCGGCGGCCAGGGCGAAGCGCTCCTGCTCTACCGCGACTGA